The following coding sequences lie in one Zingiber officinale cultivar Zhangliang chromosome 2B, Zo_v1.1, whole genome shotgun sequence genomic window:
- the LOC122045507 gene encoding cytochrome P450 84A1-like, whose amino-acid sequence MAWLEQLHLVVVGFLVPLAVLLVCSAATSTRRRRKQLPFPPGPTPLPIIGNMLIMNQLTHRGLAKLNERYGSGLCHLRLGARHAFSVSTPELAREVLQAQDAVFSNRPASAAVSYLTYGRADMAFAHYGPFWRQARKLCVMKLFSRKRTASWASVQVELGKAVRAVAERADAGAAINVGELMFKMTMGIIFRAAFGAQSCGEQGEFIAIMQEFSRLFGAFNVGDFISSLRWLDPNGINRRLKAARGSLDKFIDRIIDEHIANPKAEDSAERDMVDEMLVFLDDEVDSGVVGGRTREEDELLKGQLRTLRLTRNNIKAIIMDLMFGGTETVASAIEWAMAELMKNPDEMSRVQEELTTAIGGLDRQVQESDLEKLPYLKCVVKETLRLHPPIPLLLHETAEESQVAGFSVPAESRVMVNVWAIGRDRSVWKDAGEFRPGRFAPGSEAAAVDFKGNFFEFLPFGSGRRACPGMYLGLHALELAVAQMAHCFTWVLPGGMKPSELDMGDVFGLTAPRAVRLVAVPTHRVTCPFY is encoded by the exons ATGGCATGGCTTGAGCAACTGCACCTTGTGGTGGTTGGTTTTCTTGTTCCTTTAGCCGTACTGCTTGTTTGCTCGGCGGCTACGTCCACGCGGAGGCGGAGGAAGCAGCTGCCTTTTCCACCGGGGCCGACGCCGCTGCCGATCATCGGCAACATGCTGATAATGAACCAGCTGACGCACCGCGGGCTGGCGAAGCTGAACGAGCGGTACGGGTCGGGGCTCTGCCACCTCCGCCTCGGCGCGCGGCACGCCTTCTCGGTGTCGACGCCGGAGCTGGCGCGCGAGGTGCTGCAGGCGCAGGACGCCGTGTTCTCCAACCGGCCGGCGTCCGCCGCGGTTTCGTACCTGACGTACGGCCGCGCCGACATGGCGTTCGCCCACTACGGCCCATTCTGGCGCCAGGCGAGGAAGCTGTGCGTTATGAAGCTGTTCAGCAGGAAGCGAACGGCGTCGTGGGCGTCTGTGCAAGTCGAGCTGGGCAAGGCGGTGCGGGCAGTTGCGGAGAGGGCTGACGCCGGCGCCGCAATCAACGTTGGGGAGCTCATGTTCAAGATGACGATGGGCATCATCTTCCGGGCGGCCTTCGGGGCACAGAGCTGCGGAGAACAGGGTGAGTTCATCGCCATCATGCAAGAGTTCTCTAGGCTCTTCGGGGCCTTCAACGTAGGTGACTTCATCTCCTCTCTCCGGTGGCTGGATCCCAATGGCATCAACCGGCGTCTCAAG GCGGCACGAGGATCGTTGGATAAGTTTATCGATAGAATTATCGACGAACACATCGCGAACCCAAAGGCGGAGGACTCGGCGGAGCGCGACATGGTCGACGAGATGCTTGTGTTCCTAGACGACGAGGTCGATTCCGGCGTTGTTGGTGGAAGAACTAGGGAAGAGGATGAATTGTTGAAGGGTCAGTTGAGGACCTTGAGGTTGACGAGAAACAACATTAAAGCAATAATCATG gacttgatgtttggcgGCACGGAGACGGTGGCGTCGGCGATCGAATGGGCGATGGCGGAGCTGATGAAGAACCCCGACGAGATGAGTCGAGTGCAGGAAGAGCTGACCACCGCCATCGGCGGACTCGACAGGCAGGTCCAAGAGAGCGACCTCGAGAAGCTGCCGTACCTCAAGTGCGTGGTGAAGGAGACGCTACGGCTGCACCCGCCCATCCCGCTGCTGCTCCACGAGACGGCGGAGGAGAGCCAGGTTGCGGGGTTCTCGGTGCCGGCGGAGTCTCGGGTGATGGTCAACGTGTGGGCCATCGGGCGGGATAGGTCGGTGTGGAAGGATGCTGGGGAGTTCCGACCGGGGCGGTTCGCCCCAGGCAGCGAGGCGGCGGCGGTTGACTTCAAGGGGAACTTCTTCGAGTTCCTTCCCTTCGGGTCGGGGCGGCGGGCGTGCCCTGGGATGTATCTGGGGTTGCACGCGCTGGAGCTGGCGGTGGCGCAGATGGCGCACTGCTTCACTTGGGTGCTGCCTGGTGGGATGAAACCCAGCGAGTTGGACATGGGCGACGTCTTCGGGCTGACCGCACCCAGGGCAGTGCGGCTGGTGGCCGTCCCCACCCACCGCGTCACCTGCCCATTTTATTGA